One Nocardioides oleivorans DNA segment encodes these proteins:
- the map gene encoding type I methionyl aminopeptidase, whose translation MIEILTPAQVDKARRTGALVGTILQTLKDRSAVGTNLLELDRWTADMIRDAGAESCYVDYAPSFGRGPFGHYVCTAVNDAVLHGRPKDQVLRDGDLLTLDLAVRLDGIAADSAISFVVGESRPAGSVELIEVTQTALAAAIDAAGPGQRIGDISHAIGSVLGGAGYPINMQFGGHGIGTTMHQDPHVSNDGRAGRGYQLRPGLLLALEPWVMADTDELVTDDDGWTLRSATGCLTAHSEHTVAITEDGVEVLTLPA comes from the coding sequence ATGATCGAGATCCTCACTCCCGCCCAGGTGGACAAGGCCCGCCGCACCGGCGCCCTGGTCGGCACCATCCTCCAGACGCTCAAGGACCGCAGCGCGGTCGGCACCAACCTGCTGGAGCTCGACCGGTGGACCGCGGACATGATCCGCGACGCCGGCGCCGAGTCCTGCTACGTCGACTACGCCCCGTCGTTCGGCCGCGGCCCGTTCGGCCACTACGTCTGCACGGCGGTCAACGACGCCGTCCTCCACGGCCGCCCGAAGGACCAGGTCCTCCGGGACGGCGACCTGCTCACCCTCGACCTCGCGGTCAGGCTCGACGGCATCGCCGCCGACTCCGCGATCAGCTTCGTGGTGGGCGAGAGTCGTCCCGCGGGCAGCGTCGAGCTGATCGAGGTCACCCAGACCGCCCTGGCCGCTGCCATCGACGCGGCCGGCCCGGGCCAGCGGATCGGCGACATCTCCCACGCCATCGGCTCCGTGCTCGGCGGTGCGGGCTACCCGATCAACATGCAGTTCGGCGGGCACGGCATCGGGACGACGATGCACCAGGACCCGCACGTCTCCAACGACGGCCGGGCGGGGCGTGGCTACCAGCTCCGTCCGGGGCTCCTGCTCGCCCTCGAGCCGTGGGTCATGGCCGACACCGACGAGCTGGTCACCGACGACGACGGCTGGACGCTCCGCAGCGCCACCGGTTGCCTGACGGCCCACAGCGAGCACACCGTCGCGATCACCGAGGACGGTGTGGAGGTCCTGACGCTGCCTGCCTGA
- a CDS encoding sugar ABC transporter permease — protein sequence MAEPQSTVAADLADERLVATNGIGGYAQLLWNRLRSGELGSAPVIVGLAIICIGFYTAEPRFLSSRSLVSITQFAAPVGIIALGIVLVLLLGEIDLSVGSVSGFASAVMAVTLLDKGQSMVVALLAGILVGLAIGALYAVLYTKLGVPSFVFSLAGLLGFQGALLYVLGANGTRNLPSDSFLVDFTRFQFVTPTWSYVLVALTGALFFLAQLRVIQQRTKAGLSAPSMTFVAIKTAVLVVALGLLTWYVNIDRGWTFLWIFFVVLVVLMDIVLRRTRWGRHVYAVGGNEEAARRSGIKVDRVYFSVFAACSTLAAIGGILAAGLQTSVSQASGTNDTNLTAIAAAVIGGTSLFGGRGSAYSAMLGIIVLQAIQTGLNLVGVDSSVRFMVTGGVLLLAVAIDSVSRRARSSSGRG from the coding sequence ATGGCTGAGCCCCAGTCCACCGTGGCAGCCGACCTCGCCGACGAGCGCCTCGTCGCGACCAACGGCATCGGCGGCTACGCACAGCTGCTCTGGAACCGCCTCCGCTCCGGCGAGCTCGGCTCCGCGCCGGTCATCGTCGGCCTGGCGATCATCTGCATCGGCTTCTACACCGCCGAGCCGCGCTTCCTCTCCTCGCGCAGCCTCGTCTCCATCACCCAGTTCGCGGCGCCGGTCGGCATCATCGCCCTCGGCATCGTGCTCGTGCTGCTGCTCGGCGAGATCGACCTGTCGGTCGGCTCGGTCAGCGGCTTCGCGTCCGCGGTGATGGCGGTGACGCTGCTCGACAAGGGGCAGTCGATGGTGGTGGCCCTGCTGGCCGGCATCCTCGTCGGCCTCGCGATCGGCGCCCTCTACGCCGTGCTCTACACCAAGCTCGGCGTGCCATCGTTCGTCTTCTCGCTGGCCGGCCTGCTCGGCTTCCAGGGCGCGCTGCTCTACGTCCTGGGCGCCAACGGCACGCGCAACCTGCCCTCGGACTCGTTCCTGGTGGACTTCACCCGGTTCCAGTTCGTGACGCCGACGTGGTCCTACGTCCTCGTCGCGCTGACCGGCGCGCTGTTCTTCCTGGCCCAGCTCCGGGTGATCCAGCAGCGCACCAAGGCCGGGCTGAGCGCGCCGTCGATGACCTTCGTCGCGATCAAGACGGCCGTGCTGGTCGTCGCGCTCGGGCTGCTGACCTGGTACGTCAACATCGACCGCGGCTGGACGTTCCTCTGGATCTTCTTCGTCGTGCTCGTCGTGCTGATGGACATCGTGCTGCGCCGCACCCGGTGGGGACGCCACGTCTACGCCGTCGGCGGCAACGAGGAAGCGGCCCGTCGCTCCGGCATCAAGGTCGACCGGGTCTACTTCTCGGTCTTCGCGGCGTGCTCCACGCTCGCGGCGATCGGCGGCATCCTGGCGGCCGGCCTGCAGACCAGCGTCTCCCAGGCCAGCGGCACCAACGACACCAACCTGACGGCGATCGCCGCAGCCGTCATCGGCGGCACGTCGCTGTTCGGCGGTCGCGGGTCGGCGTACTCCGCCATGCTCGGCATCATCGTGCTCCAGGCGATCCAGACCGGCCTCAACCTGGTCGGCGTGGACTCCTCGGTGCGCTTCATGGTGACCGGTGGGGTGCTGCTCCTCGCCGTCGCGATCGACTCCGTGTCGCGTCGGGCCCGCTCCTCGAGCGGTCGGGGCTAG
- a CDS encoding substrate-binding domain-containing protein yields MFRARLLPLVLVVVAPLLSGCIGGEPTVALLVADGSDASSRAVDADVFTERVEATCDECRVVTYDAEGDAATQKSQARQAEASSADVIVVVPVDPDDLASLTGRGVPVVALGTSVPGSDRFVGLAGGEVPTLSGSDLDTARAIILGEERSMTFVPTHAMSEQSADVAVGLLADTPVDGGEDVDGVTSWLFEDQEVTVDTLTSVLVSQGVLTLDDLCSGETAKACARLGLK; encoded by the coding sequence ATGTTCCGCGCCCGACTCCTGCCCCTCGTGCTCGTCGTCGTTGCACCCCTGCTGTCCGGGTGCATCGGCGGCGAGCCGACGGTGGCCCTCCTCGTCGCCGACGGCTCCGACGCCTCGTCCCGTGCGGTCGACGCCGACGTGTTCACCGAGCGGGTCGAGGCCACGTGCGACGAGTGCCGCGTGGTGACCTACGACGCCGAGGGTGACGCCGCGACGCAGAAGAGCCAGGCCCGCCAGGCCGAGGCCTCGTCGGCCGACGTCATCGTCGTCGTCCCGGTCGACCCCGACGACCTCGCGAGCCTCACCGGCCGTGGCGTCCCGGTGGTGGCGCTCGGGACGAGCGTCCCCGGCTCGGACCGGTTCGTCGGGCTCGCGGGAGGCGAGGTGCCGACCCTCTCCGGATCGGACCTCGACACCGCCCGCGCGATCATCCTCGGTGAGGAGAGGTCGATGACCTTCGTCCCGACCCACGCCATGAGCGAGCAGTCGGCCGACGTCGCGGTCGGGCTCCTCGCCGACACGCCGGTCGACGGCGGGGAGGACGTCGACGGCGTCACGTCGTGGCTCTTCGAGGACCAGGAGGTCACCGTCGACACGCTGACCTCCGTGCTCGTCTCCCAGGGCGTGCTCACCCTCGACGACCTGTGCAGCGGCGAGACCGCGAAGGCGTGTGCGAGGCTGGGCCTGAAATGA
- a CDS encoding ATP-binding cassette domain-containing protein, which produces MSDRAPAGEIVLSLAGVTKRFGAVQALSDVHMDVRAGEVVALVGDNGAGKSTLVKVISGVYQPDAGDITFAGSKVSVGGPSEAQALGIATVFQDLALCDNLDVVANLFLGQEKRTGPFIDEVGMEKEAWRLLKTLSAKIPSVRIPIASLSGGQRQTVAIARSLVGSPKVVMLDEPTAALGVAQTAEVLNLIERLRETGLGVILISHNMADVQAVADRIVVLRLGKNAAEFRVEEASTEELVAAITGASDNVVASRASRHAKPVDPIQEGGQDG; this is translated from the coding sequence GTGTCTGACCGTGCGCCGGCCGGGGAGATCGTTCTCTCCCTGGCCGGCGTCACCAAGCGTTTCGGCGCCGTCCAGGCCCTCTCGGACGTCCACATGGACGTCCGGGCGGGCGAGGTCGTCGCCCTCGTCGGCGACAACGGCGCCGGCAAGTCCACCCTCGTCAAGGTCATCTCGGGCGTCTACCAGCCCGACGCCGGCGACATCACGTTCGCCGGCAGCAAGGTGTCCGTGGGTGGTCCCTCCGAGGCGCAGGCCCTCGGCATCGCGACCGTGTTTCAGGACCTCGCCCTGTGCGACAACCTCGACGTGGTCGCCAACCTCTTCCTCGGGCAGGAGAAGCGCACCGGCCCGTTCATCGACGAGGTCGGCATGGAGAAGGAGGCCTGGCGCCTGCTCAAGACGCTGTCGGCCAAGATCCCCAGCGTCCGGATCCCCATCGCGTCCCTCTCAGGAGGCCAGCGCCAGACCGTCGCCATCGCGCGCAGCCTGGTCGGCAGCCCCAAGGTCGTGATGCTCGACGAGCCCACCGCGGCCCTCGGCGTCGCGCAGACCGCGGAGGTGCTCAACCTCATCGAGCGGCTGCGCGAGACCGGCCTCGGCGTGATCCTGATCAGCCACAACATGGCCGACGTGCAGGCGGTGGCCGACCGCATCGTCGTGCTGCGCCTGGGCAAGAACGCCGCTGAGTTCCGCGTCGAGGAGGCCTCGACCGAGGAGCTCGTCGCGGCGATCACCGGTGCGTCCGACAACGTCGTCGCGAGCCGGGCCTCACGGCACGCCAAGCCCGTCGACCCGATCCAGGAGGGTGGCCAGGATGGCTGA
- a CDS encoding substrate-binding domain-containing protein has protein sequence MSRTHRFAGAGAAILIGALSLTACGANDAQSGGGDGAGDGGSDSKIIALLLPESKTTRYETFDKPLFEAAVADLCDDCEVSYYNADQDEAKQSQQVDSAISEGASVIVLDPVNGAGAGGMVTSAQSEDIPVIAYDRFIDGVDYYMSFDNETVGKMQAQALVDDMGDEGNILMLNGSPDDPNAAQFKAGAHSVLDSSNVKILEEYDNPDWSPENAQKFVTDQLSKYDTSDIQGVYAANDGQAGGVVAALTGGGFSADDLPPITGQDSEVAAIQRILVGEQAMTIYKPIPIEAQTAAEIAVALANGDEIGSTSDTGVDQTDFEGVPSYIFDPTVLTADNAKVVIDDGLYTADDICTGEYADACAEAGIS, from the coding sequence ATGTCACGAACCCACCGCTTTGCCGGTGCCGGCGCCGCCATCTTGATCGGTGCGCTCAGCCTGACTGCCTGTGGCGCCAACGACGCCCAGAGTGGCGGCGGAGACGGCGCCGGGGACGGCGGCAGCGACAGCAAGATCATCGCGCTGCTCCTCCCCGAGTCGAAGACCACCCGCTACGAGACCTTCGACAAGCCGCTCTTCGAGGCGGCCGTCGCCGACCTCTGCGACGACTGCGAGGTGTCCTACTACAACGCCGACCAGGACGAGGCCAAGCAGTCCCAGCAGGTCGACAGTGCCATCTCCGAGGGTGCGAGCGTCATCGTGCTCGACCCGGTCAACGGTGCGGGTGCCGGCGGCATGGTCACCTCCGCCCAGAGCGAGGACATCCCCGTCATCGCCTACGACCGCTTCATCGACGGCGTCGACTACTACATGTCCTTCGACAACGAGACGGTCGGCAAGATGCAGGCCCAGGCGCTCGTCGACGACATGGGCGACGAGGGCAACATCCTCATGCTCAACGGCTCGCCCGACGACCCCAACGCCGCGCAGTTCAAGGCCGGCGCCCACTCGGTCCTCGACAGCAGCAACGTCAAGATCCTCGAGGAGTACGACAACCCCGACTGGAGCCCGGAGAACGCGCAGAAGTTCGTCACCGACCAGCTCAGCAAGTACGACACCTCTGACATCCAGGGCGTCTACGCCGCCAACGACGGCCAGGCCGGCGGCGTCGTCGCGGCCCTGACCGGTGGCGGGTTCTCCGCCGACGACCTGCCCCCGATCACGGGCCAGGACTCCGAGGTCGCCGCGATCCAGCGCATCCTCGTCGGCGAGCAGGCGATGACCATCTACAAGCCCATCCCGATCGAGGCCCAGACGGCCGCCGAGATCGCGGTCGCGCTCGCCAACGGCGACGAGATCGGCTCCACCAGCGACACCGGTGTCGACCAGACCGACTTCGAGGGCGTCCCGTCCTACATCTTCGACCCGACCGTGCTGACGGCCGACAACGCGAAGGTCGTCATCGACGACGGGCTCTACACCGCCGACGACATCTGCACCGGCGAGTACGCCGACGCGTGCGCGGAGGCTGGCATCTCCTGA
- a CDS encoding ROK family transcriptional regulator yields MSVTGSPGSTASLRSANQQRVVDVLRSGDQVTQADLARQTGLAPATVSSIVRDLASAGLVTTEPGSGRRGTTVALAAAAGLVAGVDFGHSHVSVALGDLTGTLLAERRTPLDSGHPCDAGLDAAADLLDEVLDDADAKFDSLRCIGMGLPAPLTDGIVRSSAILPGWVGVNALDAARQQFGLEIHAENDANLGALAEHRHGVARGHANSVFVKVSSGVGAGIVLEDRLFHGSGGTAGEIGHLTLDESGPVCRCGSRGCLEAYTSTGALQAMMHTQLPGAGVDEIVAAARQGNVSAVRALEDAGLHLGWALASVVNLLNPGLVVVGGDMARAGELLLESARIGLRRHALDAVAATPVEASELGERASLVGAVLLAAERTELTAV; encoded by the coding sequence ATGTCCGTGACCGGCTCCCCGGGATCGACCGCGTCACTGCGTTCGGCCAACCAGCAGCGTGTGGTCGACGTGCTGCGCTCCGGCGACCAGGTGACCCAGGCCGACCTCGCACGCCAGACCGGACTCGCCCCCGCCACCGTCTCGAGCATCGTGCGCGACCTCGCCTCCGCCGGCCTGGTAACGACCGAGCCGGGCAGCGGCCGACGCGGTACGACGGTCGCGCTGGCGGCCGCCGCCGGCCTCGTCGCCGGCGTGGACTTCGGCCACAGCCACGTCTCCGTCGCGCTGGGCGACCTGACCGGCACCCTGCTCGCCGAACGGCGTACGCCCCTCGACTCCGGCCACCCGTGCGACGCCGGGCTCGACGCGGCGGCGGACCTGCTCGACGAGGTGCTGGACGACGCGGACGCCAAGTTCGACTCCCTGCGCTGCATCGGCATGGGCCTGCCGGCCCCGTTGACCGACGGCATCGTGCGCAGCTCGGCCATCCTGCCGGGCTGGGTCGGGGTCAACGCCCTCGACGCCGCCCGGCAGCAGTTCGGCCTCGAGATCCACGCCGAGAACGACGCCAACCTCGGCGCGCTCGCCGAGCACCGCCACGGCGTCGCGCGCGGCCACGCCAACTCGGTCTTCGTGAAGGTCTCCTCCGGTGTCGGCGCCGGCATCGTGCTGGAGGACCGGCTCTTCCACGGCAGCGGTGGCACGGCCGGCGAGATCGGACACCTCACGCTCGACGAGTCGGGCCCCGTGTGCCGGTGCGGCAGCCGTGGCTGCCTCGAGGCCTACACCTCCACCGGTGCCCTGCAGGCGATGATGCACACCCAGCTGCCCGGAGCGGGGGTCGACGAGATCGTCGCCGCCGCGCGCCAGGGCAACGTCTCGGCGGTCCGTGCGCTCGAGGACGCCGGTCTCCACCTGGGCTGGGCGCTGGCCAGCGTGGTCAACCTGCTCAACCCCGGCCTCGTCGTCGTCGGCGGCGACATGGCCCGCGCCGGCGAGCTGCTGCTCGAGTCGGCCCGCATCGGCCTGCGCCGCCACGCCCTCGACGCGGTCGCCGCGACGCCGGTCGAGGCCTCCGAGCTCGGCGAGCGCGCCTCGCTGGTCGGCGCGGTGCTCCTGGCGGCGGAGCGGACCGAGCTCACCGCCGTCTGA
- a CDS encoding MMPL family transporter yields the protein MHRQIAGSLTGRVTKWLVLVVVVVITGFMATFSAKLADVQNNEASSWLPGSAESTKVLEELSASVDPNDIPTLVVYHRDGGLTDADLAAMEEDGAEIADLEGVTDQGVLTPTAAEAAAAQGAPVPALVSEDGEVAYLYFVLNFGSNGWNAIPAAADEIRDLATIDGGEVHLAGYGGSAADSAEAFEGIDTNLIFATLGVVIVILLFTYRSPILWLLPILCAVVANFIATGLVYLLAKYADLTVNGQSQAILSILVIGAGTDYALLLVARYREELRRHEDRHEAMAFALHRAAPAIFASAATVAVGMLCLSFAELNSTAGLGPVAAIGVTVTMLVMVTLLPALLVICGRWVFWPKRPTFRSAEPTSTGLWAKVGRTISHRPRRVWLATTGLLLLACLGLFRLDTSGLSTEETYTKEFDSIKGQKLLTEHDLSDNSNTLQVVADTDAVADVASSLEGIDGLAAPGEVQPLADGRSWFEATIDADVSSPAAADIVDESRDAAHAVDGADALVGGGSAFYVDTKIASDRDSRVIMPLVLAVVLLILIGLLRAVVAPLILMATVVLSFGAALGISALLFEYVFGFAGSDPGFPLFAFVFLVALGIDYNIFLMTRVREETATYGTRKGSLIALASTGGVITSAGIVLAATFLVLGSLPLVFLAELGVAVALGVMLDTIVVRSVLVTALNLDLGGKIWWPSKLDSADTPLTEAEAAAPMETVH from the coding sequence ATGCACCGACAGATCGCGGGATCCCTGACCGGACGCGTCACCAAGTGGCTCGTGCTGGTGGTGGTCGTCGTCATCACCGGCTTCATGGCCACCTTCTCGGCCAAGCTCGCCGACGTCCAGAACAACGAGGCGTCGTCGTGGCTGCCCGGATCGGCCGAGTCGACCAAGGTGCTCGAGGAGCTGTCGGCCTCCGTCGACCCCAACGACATCCCGACGCTCGTGGTCTACCACCGCGACGGCGGCCTGACCGACGCCGACCTCGCCGCGATGGAGGAGGACGGCGCCGAGATCGCCGACCTCGAGGGCGTCACGGACCAGGGCGTGCTGACGCCCACCGCGGCCGAGGCGGCCGCGGCCCAGGGCGCACCGGTGCCGGCCCTCGTCTCCGAGGACGGCGAGGTGGCCTACCTCTACTTCGTGCTCAACTTCGGCAGCAACGGGTGGAACGCCATCCCCGCGGCGGCCGACGAGATCCGTGACCTCGCCACGATCGACGGCGGCGAGGTCCACCTCGCGGGCTACGGCGGCTCGGCCGCCGACTCGGCCGAGGCCTTCGAGGGCATCGACACCAACCTGATCTTCGCCACGCTCGGCGTGGTCATCGTCATCCTGCTCTTCACCTACCGCAGCCCGATCCTCTGGCTGCTGCCGATCCTCTGCGCGGTGGTGGCCAACTTCATCGCGACCGGCCTGGTCTACCTGCTGGCGAAGTACGCCGACCTCACCGTCAACGGCCAGAGCCAGGCGATCCTCAGCATCCTGGTGATCGGCGCCGGCACCGACTACGCCCTGCTGCTGGTCGCGAGGTATCGCGAGGAGCTGCGCCGCCACGAGGACCGGCACGAGGCGATGGCGTTCGCGCTGCACCGCGCGGCGCCCGCGATCTTCGCCAGCGCCGCGACCGTCGCGGTCGGCATGCTGTGCCTGTCGTTCGCCGAGCTCAACTCCACGGCGGGGCTCGGCCCGGTGGCGGCGATCGGCGTCACGGTCACCATGCTCGTGATGGTCACGCTCCTGCCGGCCCTGCTGGTGATCTGCGGCCGCTGGGTGTTCTGGCCGAAGCGCCCGACCTTCCGGAGCGCGGAGCCGACCTCCACCGGGCTGTGGGCGAAGGTCGGCCGGACGATCAGCCACCGGCCCCGCCGCGTCTGGCTCGCCACGACCGGCCTGCTGCTGCTGGCCTGCCTCGGCCTCTTCCGCCTCGACACCTCCGGCCTGTCGACCGAGGAGACCTACACGAAGGAGTTCGACTCCATCAAGGGACAGAAGCTGCTCACCGAGCACGACCTGTCCGACAACTCCAACACGCTCCAGGTCGTCGCCGACACCGACGCCGTGGCCGACGTCGCCTCGTCGCTCGAGGGCATCGACGGCCTCGCCGCCCCGGGGGAGGTGCAGCCGCTCGCCGACGGGAGGTCGTGGTTCGAGGCGACGATCGACGCCGACGTCTCCTCCCCCGCGGCGGCCGACATCGTCGACGAGTCCCGCGACGCGGCCCACGCCGTGGACGGGGCCGACGCCCTCGTGGGTGGGGGTTCGGCGTTCTACGTCGACACCAAGATCGCCTCCGACCGCGACAGCCGCGTGATCATGCCGCTGGTGCTCGCCGTGGTGCTGCTCATCCTCATCGGGCTGCTGCGGGCCGTGGTCGCGCCCCTGATCCTGATGGCGACGGTGGTGCTGTCGTTCGGCGCCGCGCTCGGCATCTCGGCGCTGCTCTTCGAGTACGTCTTCGGCTTCGCCGGGTCCGATCCGGGCTTCCCGCTGTTCGCCTTCGTGTTCCTGGTGGCGCTCGGCATCGACTACAACATCTTCTTGATGACGCGCGTGCGCGAGGAGACCGCGACCTACGGCACCCGCAAGGGATCCCTGATCGCGCTGGCCTCGACCGGCGGGGTGATCACCTCGGCGGGGATCGTGCTCGCCGCGACCTTCCTGGTGCTCGGCTCGCTGCCGCTGGTGTTCCTCGCCGAGCTCGGCGTGGCCGTGGCACTCGGCGTCATGCTCGACACGATCGTGGTGCGCTCGGTGCTGGTGACCGCGCTCAACCTCGACCTCGGCGGCAAGATCTGGTGGCCGAGCAAGCTCGACAGTGCCGACACGCCCCTGACCGAGGCCGAGGCGGCCGCCCCGATGGAGACCGTGCACTGA